A single window of Zea mays cultivar B73 chromosome 10, Zm-B73-REFERENCE-NAM-5.0, whole genome shotgun sequence DNA harbors:
- the LOC100502418 gene encoding uncharacterized protein LOC100502418, translating to MGRRTKQSSSLSLFRYSRSRSSSAPTTPRPEPAAEPPVGCMSMVHYLIFAPGAGCVGRPPTSANAAVVTPHDCHGLGSSDGHRRCDGSKSGFEAPRNSLDLDADNPNDIQIGVQIQPVFDALASRTSSMRRPTKPTAPSSEAETPRTPSLVARLMGIDGLPDQQSSPASAPAQHKKPGPVRRSSSTGKENDSSRCSPPASREKKKRVIPESMNREPLRRLSCNVVAEARSLPDTPRASTSARASWDGPRLSLQALKENVLDRAAHYMSMPSSPTYLSAAAAGNNKRKDAACSRRRRRDEKAAKAHAREILLQAKETVASRKSGKNNASSSPAAEKRQSCFNDNKENVPAPALEDAKLRVVAQQTAKPTTVAPKPNAEHHSPRVALAPRQQPSTPPPPQRAKPSRPPPPPPPLDPPPTRARKPDGCERFATRIKKPAACPGSAPPTSSSSTDCCSAAEARARPPSSPLEEDPEYRYLRTVLERGGFMRSPPPRRPGRSHSVASPVDPILFHLLELELPAVESQTRLGPLRHRCNRKLLFHLAQELLADLLLDLDASAAASVSPCAGATATGLPLLGKVWKSVRSFPAADCRVVGDIDALVAADLKSSNVRQLARHPAVVEDAGDVAEEVADRVLDALVAECVAESVSLSCAA from the exons ATGGGGCGAAGGACCAAGCAGTCTTCTTCGTTGTCGTTGTTCCGGTACTCGCGGAGCCGTTCTTCCTCCGCGCCCACCACGCCGAGGCCGGAACCAGCAGCAGAGCCTCCCGTCGGGTGCATGTCCATGGTGCACTACCTCATCTTCGCGCCTGGCGCCGGCTGCGTCGGCCGCCCGCCCACTTCCGCTAACGCTGCCGTCGTCACGCCGCACGACTgccacggcctcggcagcagcgacggccACCGGCGGTGCGACGGCAGCAAGAGCGGATTCGAGGCGCCCAGGAACAGCCTCGATCTCGACGCTGACAACCCCAACGACATCCAG ATTGGCGTGCAGATCCAGCCGGTGTTCGACGCCCTCGCCAGCAGGACAAGCAGCATGCGCCGCCCCACCAAGCCCAcggcgccgtcgtccgaggccgagacgccCAGGACGCCCAGCCTCGTCGCGCGCCTCATGGGCATCGACGGCCTGCCGGACCAGCAGAGCTCGCCGGCGTCGGCTCCGGCGCAGCACAAGAAGCCCGGCCCCGTCAGAAGATCAAGCTCCACGGGCAAGGAGAACGACAGCAGCCGCTGCTCCCCGCCGGCGTCTAGAGAGAAGAAGAAGCGCGTGATCCCCGAGTCCATGAACCGGGAGCCGCTGCGCCGCCTCAGCTGCAACGTCGTCGCCGAGGCCCGGTCGCTACCGGACACGCCGCGCGCGTCCACGTCGGCGCGGGCGTCCTGGGACGGGCCCAGGCTGTCGCTGCAGGCGCTCAAGGAGAACGTCCTCGACCGGGCCGCGCACTACATGTCCATGCCCAGCTCGCCCACGTACctgtccgccgccgccgccggcaacAACAAGAGGAAAGATGCTGCCTGCAgccgccgccggcggcgggaCGAGAAGGCGGCCAAGGCGCACGCGCGCGAGATCCTCCTCCAGGCCAAGGAGACGGTCGCCAGCCGCAAGTCTGGCAAGAACAACGCATCCTCGTCGCCGGCGGCGGAGAAAAGGCAGAGCTGCTTTAACGACAACAAGGAGAACGTGCCGGCTCCCGCTCTGGAGGACGCCAAGCTGCGTGTCGTGGCTCAACAAACTGCCAAGCCGACGACTGTGGCCCCAAAGCCAAACGCCGAGCATCACAGCCCCAGGGTGGCGCTGGCGCCGAGGCAGCAGCCGTCGACCCCTCCGCCGCCGCAGCGTGCCAAGCCgtcgcggccgccgccgccgccacctccGCTGGACCCGCCACCCACCAGAGCGAGAAAACCTGACGGGTGCGAGCGCTTCGCTACGCGGATCAAGAAGCCCGCGGCGTGCCCGGGGTCCGCGCCGCCGACGTCGTCGTCATCAACGGACTGCTGCTCGGCAGCGGAGGCCCGCGCCCGCCCGCCGTCGTCGCCGCTGGAGGAGGACCCCGAGTACAGGTACCTGCGGACGGTGCTGGAGCGCGGCGGGTTCATGCGGTCGCCGCCGCCACGGCGGCCGGGGCGGAGCCACTCGGTGGCGTCGCCAGTGGACCCGATCTTGTTCCACCTCCTGGAGCTGGAGCTGCCTGCCGTCGAATCACAAACACGGCTCGGGCCCCTCCGGCATCGGTGCAACCGGAAGCTGCTGTTCCACCTGGCGCAGGAGCTACTGGCAGACCTGCTGCTGGACCTGGACGCGTCGGCGGCGGCATCAGTATCACCATGCGCCGGAGCGACGGCGACGGGGTTGCCGCTGCTGGGGAAGGTGTGGAAAAGTGTGCGGAGCTTCCCGGCCGCGGACTGCCGGGTGGTGGGCGACATCGACGCGCTGGTGGCGGCGGACCTGAAGTCGTCGAACGTGCGGCAGCTGGCGCGGCACCCCGCGGTGGTGGAGGATGCGGGCGACGTGGCGGAGGAGGTGGCGGACCGGGTCCTGGACGCGCTCGTCGCGGAGTGCGTGGCGGAATCTGTTTCTCTCTCCTGCGCCGCTTAG